One genomic region from Pseudomonadota bacterium encodes:
- a CDS encoding tetratricopeptide repeat protein: MSLLNAALRKKDKENKRQNTPPPLFNKSEKIQSKTKYLIYGLIACLVIAIGIAIPYLANMFLPKKPNSPLPRPQDIVIEKQEANVMDADSFQSNNISHMQDSKTNETITNLPEKPTSILPEKTVETPVKKEAEIKSEQIINPKLPSKPVFNKPAAKKASAGFSPNEKPVSRKLIKPFYEKAVQYHMQKRLKEAIMMYRQVLDKDPHNRDALFNLSCAYLEHREPTAALPILNDLYENDPNNPLVIINLAIARIETGEPEIAISLLDTAQNISGMPLFDIYFHKAAAFSSLWQLDEAMSFYKMAEKKDPGNNRLIFNMAVLYDKMENYNEALRYYLIFLKNNGWASNIEKESVEERVQILTVFIEKKQNQIP, from the coding sequence ATGAGCCTGCTTAATGCAGCCTTAAGAAAAAAAGACAAAGAAAATAAGCGTCAAAATACTCCGCCACCTTTATTTAATAAAAGTGAGAAAATTCAATCAAAAACAAAGTATTTGATTTATGGATTAATTGCGTGTCTTGTAATAGCCATAGGCATTGCAATCCCATATTTAGCCAATATGTTTTTGCCCAAAAAACCAAACTCCCCCCTGCCCCGGCCTCAGGATATTGTAATTGAAAAACAGGAGGCCAACGTTATGGATGCCGATTCTTTTCAGTCCAATAATATTTCACATATGCAAGACTCGAAAACAAATGAAACTATAACTAATTTGCCGGAAAAACCAACTTCTATTCTTCCTGAAAAAACAGTAGAAACTCCTGTTAAGAAAGAAGCAGAAATAAAATCGGAACAAATTATAAACCCCAAATTACCATCGAAACCCGTATTTAATAAACCCGCTGCAAAGAAAGCTTCAGCCGGATTTTCTCCAAATGAGAAACCTGTAAGCAGAAAACTTATAAAGCCGTTTTATGAAAAAGCTGTTCAATACCACATGCAAAAAAGGCTCAAAGAAGCTATAATGATGTACCGGCAGGTGCTTGATAAAGATCCTCATAACAGGGATGCACTGTTTAATCTTTCTTGTGCATACCTGGAACATCGCGAGCCTACTGCTGCTTTGCCGATTCTTAATGACTTATATGAAAATGACCCAAATAACCCGCTTGTTATTATTAATCTGGCCATAGCCCGTATAGAAACAGGCGAACCGGAAATTGCCATTTCCCTGCTTGACACTGCACAAAATATTTCAGGTATGCCCTTGTTTGACATCTATTTTCATAAAGCTGCGGCTTTTAGCAGTCTATGGCAATTAGATGAAGCAATGAGTTTTTATAAAATGGCTGAGAAAAAAGATCCGGGAAATAACAGGCTTATTTTCAACATGGCGGTACTTTATGACAAAATGGAAAACTATAATGAAGCACTCCGATATTATCTTATATTTCTTAAAAATAACGGCTGGGCGTCCAATATAGAAAAAGAATCCGTTGAAGAACGTGTTCAAATCTTAACCGTATTTATTGAAAAAAAACAGAATCAGATTCCTTAA
- a CDS encoding prepilin-type N-terminal cleavage/methylation domain-containing protein, producing MPSGQKGFTIIEIAIVMIIIGTIIGFGASLVVSLTVRAKRTESKDILKAASESIVGFAAVNARLPIWGNNLPDATVDEVCEVITNQRDSFTQPIYYFPADGANQLQTVGSICGRRSTNLTVCRDPACASRVSNVAFVVATGSENANPQTGIITAGCPTGQTCIGVYQTGQPNIDDCTGGVDCPNYDAASNRLNRAEEYDDLVQWVTLNELKVKTGCQGPPLRIINNDLPSGTESSLYNSVVLYADGGVSPYTWSLLTAAPPAPGLLFASTATTATISGTPSASGAYMVTVQVRDNNDSAGTNDNIALKSFVITINPDTSTGGSSGGGGGGGSGGGGGGGSGGGIGGGVGGGRTGSGGIGGGVGGGQTP from the coding sequence ATGCCGTCAGGTCAGAAAGGCTTTACCATTATCGAAATAGCTATTGTTATGATCATTATAGGAACGATCATAGGATTTGGAGCCTCCCTGGTAGTATCCCTCACAGTAAGAGCCAAACGTACCGAAAGCAAGGATATTCTAAAAGCTGCTTCTGAATCTATTGTCGGTTTTGCTGCTGTAAACGCAAGGTTGCCTATTTGGGGAAATAATCTCCCGGATGCCACTGTTGACGAGGTTTGCGAGGTTATAACAAATCAAAGAGACTCTTTTACTCAGCCAATATATTATTTTCCGGCAGATGGCGCCAATCAGCTTCAAACAGTTGGTTCTATCTGCGGGCGCAGATCCACAAACCTTACCGTATGTCGTGATCCGGCCTGTGCAAGCAGGGTTTCCAATGTCGCTTTTGTTGTGGCAACAGGTTCGGAAAATGCAAACCCTCAGACAGGTATTATAACTGCCGGTTGTCCTACAGGACAAACTTGTATCGGAGTTTATCAAACGGGTCAACCCAACATAGATGATTGTACGGGCGGAGTAGATTGCCCTAATTACGATGCGGCTTCAAACAGGCTGAACAGAGCCGAAGAATATGACGATCTTGTGCAATGGGTAACGTTAAATGAACTTAAAGTAAAAACCGGATGCCAGGGGCCGCCACTTCGGATAATAAATAATGACCTGCCGTCCGGTACAGAAAGCTCTTTATACAACAGTGTTGTTCTTTATGCAGATGGTGGCGTTTCCCCATATACATGGAGTCTTCTTACTGCGGCACCTCCTGCTCCCGGTCTTTTATTTGCCTCCACAGCAACTACTGCAACAATCTCAGGTACGCCTTCTGCAAGTGGTGCTTATATGGTTACGGTACAGGTAAGGGATAATAACGATTCTGCAGGTACTAATGATAATATAGCATTGAAAAGCTTTGTTATAACCATCAATCCTGACACAAGTACCGGAGGCTCCAGCGGCGGTGGAGGAGGAGGTGGCTCAGGTGGCGGTGGTGGCGGTGGTTCCGGCGGCGGAATAGGAGGTGGCGTTGGTGGCGGTAGAACTGGTTCCGGTGGAATAGGAGGTGGCGTAGGTGGCGGTCAAACTCCATAA
- a CDS encoding type II secretion system F family protein has protein sequence MPEFKYKAVDDKGKLLKGTLFAASDKELENRLKETGLTLVESHSKTVGAGADTLFSGSIKPRVLIEFYYRLSQTLELGFPVISALEENEKIIPSRALRKIINELKSAIEGGISINEAMSRFPKVFQKLDIGIIRMGELSGTLPNSIKRLAEFLEWKEDISSTIKRATIYPTFIILALFGVIAVWVGYVLPKMAGLLKEMGVPLPAVTRAMLTISKFTNENWLYILIFLALFIIMFLAFGKTKQGKLLIHQYLLKIPVFGLVASNIVMARLSQNFATMYSAGMNLNNIFETLTDNILGNLYLEGRLKKAYENIQKGFSIADGFDRAGGFPPLLLGSIRNGETTGTLDVAFTRLGNYFNIEVKRSVQTLVNLMEPLSIVFLGGIFGLIAISIMLPLYDVISQFK, from the coding sequence ATGCCTGAGTTTAAATACAAAGCGGTTGACGACAAAGGAAAGCTGCTAAAAGGCACTCTGTTTGCGGCTTCCGATAAAGAACTTGAAAATCGATTAAAAGAAACCGGACTTACGCTTGTTGAGAGTCACAGCAAAACAGTAGGCGCCGGCGCCGACACATTGTTTTCAGGGTCTATCAAGCCGCGCGTATTAATAGAATTCTATTACCGGCTTTCACAAACTTTAGAACTCGGTTTTCCCGTAATTTCGGCTCTTGAGGAAAATGAAAAAATTATTCCAAGCAGAGCCCTGCGCAAAATAATCAACGAATTAAAGTCAGCAATAGAAGGCGGCATCTCTATAAATGAAGCCATGAGCCGTTTTCCGAAAGTGTTTCAAAAGCTTGATATTGGCATCATTCGCATGGGAGAACTATCCGGAACACTGCCTAACAGCATTAAAAGACTGGCTGAATTTCTGGAATGGAAAGAAGATATCAGCTCAACCATAAAGCGGGCCACAATCTATCCAACTTTTATCATCCTTGCCCTTTTTGGAGTAATCGCTGTGTGGGTAGGCTATGTACTGCCCAAAATGGCTGGCCTGCTTAAAGAAATGGGTGTTCCTCTGCCGGCGGTAACCCGAGCTATGCTTACTATAAGTAAGTTTACGAATGAGAACTGGCTTTATATCCTCATTTTTCTTGCCCTTTTTATAATTATGTTTCTGGCCTTCGGTAAAACAAAGCAGGGAAAGCTTTTGATTCATCAATATCTGCTGAAAATCCCTGTTTTCGGACTTGTCGCTTCCAATATCGTCATGGCCAGACTGAGCCAGAATTTCGCTACAATGTATTCTGCAGGCATGAACCTAAACAATATTTTCGAGACTCTAACAGACAATATTCTTGGTAATCTTTATCTTGAAGGGCGTCTTAAGAAAGCTTACGAGAATATTCAGAAAGGATTCTCAATTGCCGATGGCTTTGACAGGGCCGGAGGATTTCCTCCGCTTTTACTTGGTTCTATAAGAAACGGGGAAACCACAGGAACACTTGATGTGGCTTTTACAAGGCTTGGAAATTATTTTAACATCGAAGTCAAACGGTCTGTTCAAACTTTGGTAAACCTGATGGAACCGCTATCTATCGTATTCTTGGGCGGTATATTCGGTCTTATCGCCATTTCTATTATGCTGCCTTTATATGATGTCATAAGCCAGTTCAAGTAA
- a CDS encoding prepilin-type N-terminal cleavage/methylation domain-containing protein: protein MQKLRLNGNQKGFTLVEIAIVLVIIGLLIGGVLKGQSMIQNAKVKRVVKLADEIRAATMGFYDKYGQYPGDESLAGVPAGDNYNGNGNGQIEAADQTNVFLDLMRSKLISGNYTTTISYPKNAFGGDTILVWVDPPGAAGVDHYIEFLNLPWDVALEIDTKYDNGIWNTGQIVSNEAYTEANSPIDILYLPL from the coding sequence ATGCAGAAGCTAAGGTTAAACGGTAATCAGAAAGGTTTTACATTGGTTGAAATTGCAATCGTGCTTGTTATTATTGGTTTGCTGATAGGCGGAGTGCTGAAAGGCCAGTCAATGATACAAAACGCCAAAGTAAAAAGGGTAGTCAAGCTTGCCGATGAGATTCGTGCAGCGACCATGGGTTTTTATGATAAATATGGCCAATATCCCGGAGATGAAAGTCTTGCGGGTGTTCCAGCAGGAGATAATTATAACGGAAATGGAAATGGGCAGATTGAGGCCGCTGATCAAACCAATGTGTTTCTGGATTTAATGCGCTCAAAATTGATTTCGGGAAATTATACTACAACCATTTCATATCCTAAAAACGCATTTGGAGGTGATACTATTCTTGTTTGGGTGGATCCTCCCGGTGCAGCAGGAGTAGATCATTATATTGAATTTCTTAACCTTCCCTGGGATGTTGCTCTGGAAATAGACACAAAATACGATAACGGAATATGGAATACCGGCCAGATCGTTTCAAACGAAGCATATACCGAAGCCAATAGCCCAATAGACATATTGTATCTGCCGTTATAG
- a CDS encoding Ig domain-containing protein — MKKSDSKGFALFFLIAAILVVSALIGAGITMIGPRVIKAKYDRTGEILTAAMQSVISWSVQNGQLPDAATFPSIIPSAVDDWGRPLVYIYDDNLTNSTTGGICGRQNTALSYGANNTAFIIVSGAEDLTVNTAPSASGAFAGTVASGTADIVRFISLEDLKNQAGCFGFTTGVLKILNNELPDAVSGTPYNNVRLYADGGVPPYVWSATGLPTGLNLIDSNSGTLSGTPTTPDSPSVTITATDATGSSVSRSYTLNVF, encoded by the coding sequence ATGAAAAAATCTGATAGTAAAGGTTTCGCACTGTTTTTTCTGATTGCGGCCATTCTTGTTGTAAGCGCCCTGATTGGTGCAGGAATAACCATGATAGGGCCAAGAGTTATAAAGGCAAAATACGACCGGACAGGAGAAATTCTTACAGCTGCAATGCAGTCGGTGATTTCCTGGTCTGTTCAAAACGGTCAGCTACCTGATGCGGCAACTTTTCCTTCAATCATACCAAGCGCTGTTGATGACTGGGGCAGGCCTCTTGTTTATATCTATGACGACAACCTGACTAATTCCACCACAGGTGGCATATGCGGCCGTCAGAACACAGCCTTGTCATATGGTGCAAATAATACTGCTTTTATTATTGTAAGTGGTGCAGAAGATCTTACAGTTAATACTGCACCTTCCGCTTCAGGAGCTTTTGCAGGAACCGTTGCTTCTGGAACCGCTGATATTGTGCGTTTTATATCCCTTGAGGATTTGAAAAATCAGGCCGGCTGCTTTGGCTTTACCACTGGTGTGCTTAAAATACTCAATAATGAACTGCCGGATGCTGTTTCAGGAACACCTTATAACAATGTAAGGTTGTATGCAGATGGCGGCGTGCCGCCCTATGTATGGAGTGCCACTGGGTTGCCCACAGGCCTTAACCTCATCGATTCCAATTCCGGCACTTTGTCCGGTACTCCGACCACACCAGATTCTCCTTCTGTGACTATCACCGCAACCGATGCCACCGGCAGCTCAGTATCCCGGTCATATACTCTCAATGTGTTCTGA
- a CDS encoding methyltransferase — protein MNTEEWNPSKLLGISGSYWATCALHSGVKLGVFTVIGDQSLTGQKIADKLSSDDRGVIMLLNALSAMGLLIKKNECFLNSDFSKSYLVKESPQYLGYIIMHHHHLMASWNELDKGVKTGKAVRSRASYDNAEVRENFLMGMFNLASNLAPQIVGKIDLLEKKHLLDLGGGPGTYAIHFCLNNPSLLATIYDQNTTRPFAEETVAKFGLSDRIDFQAGDYVNKDISGTYDVAWLSHILHAEGPQDAQKIIQKAVSVLKPEGMILIHEFILNNDMNGPMFPALFSLNMLLGTQNGQSYSEKQIMDMLAAAGVEKLRRLPIQTPNDSGVIQGIVKK, from the coding sequence ATGAATACAGAAGAATGGAACCCGAGTAAGCTTTTAGGTATATCCGGCAGTTATTGGGCGACCTGTGCACTCCATTCAGGAGTCAAGCTGGGCGTTTTTACCGTTATAGGTGATCAATCACTTACCGGTCAAAAGATTGCCGATAAGCTAAGTAGTGATGATAGAGGAGTGATTATGCTCCTTAATGCTCTTTCGGCCATGGGCCTCTTGATAAAAAAAAATGAGTGCTTTTTAAACTCGGACTTTTCCAAATCTTATCTTGTAAAAGAATCCCCGCAATACCTCGGATATATTATAATGCATCATCATCATCTTATGGCATCCTGGAACGAGCTGGATAAGGGTGTTAAAACCGGAAAAGCTGTGCGTAGCAGAGCTTCTTATGATAATGCAGAAGTACGGGAAAATTTTCTTATGGGCATGTTTAATCTTGCCTCAAACCTTGCACCGCAAATAGTTGGAAAAATTGATCTTTTAGAAAAAAAACATCTTTTAGACTTAGGCGGTGGCCCTGGAACATATGCAATTCATTTTTGTTTAAACAATCCATCACTTCTTGCTACTATTTATGATCAAAACACAACCAGACCTTTTGCCGAAGAAACAGTTGCAAAATTCGGTCTTTCGGACAGGATTGACTTTCAGGCTGGTGATTATGTGAATAAAGATATTTCAGGCACCTATGATGTTGCATGGCTGTCACACATTCTGCATGCCGAAGGCCCACAGGATGCTCAAAAGATCATACAAAAAGCCGTTTCTGTTCTAAAGCCGGAAGGCATGATTTTGATCCACGAATTTATTTTAAATAATGATATGAACGGTCCGATGTTTCCGGCTCTTTTCTCTCTTAATATGCTTCTTGGTACACAAAACGGCCAGTCCTATTCTGAAAAACAGATTATGGATATGCTTGCAGCAGCAGGAGTTGAGAAACTCCGCCGTCTTCCGATTCAAACACCCAATGATTCAGGTGTTATTCAAGGGATAGTAAAAAAATAA
- a CDS encoding AAA family ATPase translates to MSNQQIDTAQIHREGIYLDYFQFQEAPFSITPDPGFLFLSTTHQSVIERIIYGIKNRLGFILLTGEVGTGKTTICRSVLDRLEGNAETVYIINPSLSGIEILATILDDLGVTYSARTGKKELMDSLNSFLLASDRTKPVVIIIDDAQTMPIEALEDLRLLSNLETDKEKLLQMVIAGQPELLATISKPELRQLRQRIAISCNLDYLKKEEMPGYIERRLFIAGNKGQVRFTSSATDVIYKASSGIPRLINRICDYSLIACYLSNNYTITKQHVKQALKEIGNTEYVQKRNLVFKKPNYLYAIAGILIVIAFFAVYTRFLIYENTENSEPGKTAKLASIPVPAIKNTIAKQALNHKAGFIEKEGEEVSYTILLASHRFSKRVSEEASLFRNKGIDSHWVEVDLGNSGIWHRHFTGRFDNKAAAQNYINEYGLADVLILRAPWSIQVYEEKSPEAMKGIINNLKANLYDGYIQKMENGGYRLLIGAFVTRKGAEYAAGKIAVSDLSPVVVLR, encoded by the coding sequence ATGTCAAATCAACAAATCGATACCGCACAAATACACCGTGAAGGTATATATCTTGATTATTTTCAGTTCCAAGAGGCTCCCTTTTCCATTACTCCTGACCCTGGATTTCTTTTTCTTTCCACCACCCACCAGAGTGTAATTGAAAGAATCATATACGGCATCAAAAACCGCTTAGGTTTTATTCTTTTAACCGGTGAGGTAGGAACCGGCAAAACTACAATTTGCAGATCGGTTTTGGACAGGCTTGAAGGCAATGCTGAGACGGTTTATATAATAAATCCATCACTTTCAGGTATTGAAATCCTGGCCACAATCTTAGATGATTTAGGTGTCACATATTCTGCCCGTACAGGGAAAAAAGAACTGATGGACAGCCTGAATTCTTTTCTTCTTGCAAGCGACCGTACAAAACCAGTTGTTATAATTATAGACGACGCTCAGACTATGCCGATAGAAGCGCTGGAAGATTTGCGCTTGCTGTCCAACCTTGAAACAGATAAGGAAAAACTGCTTCAAATGGTTATTGCAGGTCAACCTGAACTGCTTGCCACCATTTCAAAGCCTGAATTAAGACAGTTACGCCAAAGGATTGCTATAAGCTGTAATCTGGATTATCTGAAAAAAGAAGAAATGCCGGGCTATATTGAAAGAAGGCTTTTTATTGCGGGAAACAAAGGACAGGTCCGTTTCACTTCTTCAGCCACAGATGTAATCTATAAAGCATCTTCGGGTATCCCGCGCCTTATCAACAGAATTTGCGACTATTCCCTGATTGCCTGCTATTTATCAAACAATTACACAATAACTAAACAACATGTCAAACAAGCTCTTAAGGAAATAGGAAATACCGAATATGTCCAAAAAAGAAACTTAGTTTTCAAAAAACCAAATTATCTTTATGCAATTGCCGGTATTTTAATAGTGATTGCCTTTTTTGCCGTATATACAAGATTTTTAATATATGAAAATACTGAAAATTCCGAACCGGGTAAAACGGCCAAGCTTGCTTCCATACCTGTTCCCGCAATCAAAAATACAATTGCAAAGCAAGCATTGAATCACAAAGCCGGCTTCATAGAAAAAGAAGGCGAAGAAGTTTCATATACCATACTGCTTGCCTCGCATCGCTTTTCAAAAAGGGTGTCTGAAGAAGCATCGCTTTTTAGAAATAAAGGCATTGATTCTCACTGGGTGGAAGTAGATTTAGGTAATAGCGGAATCTGGCACAGACATTTTACCGGACGTTTTGACAACAAAGCTGCTGCACAAAATTATATCAATGAATATGGCCTTGCCGATGTACTGATTCTAAGAGCGCCATGGTCAATTCAGGTATATGAAGAGAAATCTCCTGAAGCAATGAAAGGAATAATAAATAATCTTAAAGCCAACCTGTATGACGGTTATATCCAGAAAATGGAAAACGGCGGTTACCGGTTGCTTATAGGAGCTTTTGTCACAAGAAAAGGAGCAGAATATGCTGCTGGCAAAATTGCTGTTTCCGATTTATCTCCTGTAGTTGTACTTCGATAA
- a CDS encoding type II/IV secretion system protein encodes MKKLGDILLEMELIEQSQLETALAETTRTGKMLGDVLLKMGFVSEEKMQLALSVLSGTNILDISNVVIDYALIEKIPESFAKTHSIFPFAQDGQIIKVATSNPFDVIVRDNLERITGNKIEFYIAPKVWVTNAINQHYKTASKIDEEIARIIGLASANKLLDENNSIKLADLLIKKGIVLNSSDIHVVSDKDIVKIYYRTDNEMRQEYTFPKYFRQGLIARFKILGNINIEKSDLPLEGCIKFSGKEGGINICISTSPAQTADKAMAKKRIGDILLEMGFIGNDQLEMALMEAKRTGVMLGSVLVRLDWIGEEQMQMALAVQSGAKIVDISSVKINFDLIASIPEKFVTTNNIFPFAKDGQIIKIATSNPFDVIVNDNLGRITNCRVESYIAPKEWIRNSIELYYKVAAIIDEEIDTIIRSSITDAGFDENQTIKLADLIIEKGRVLNASDIHVVADTNLVRIYYRVDGVLHQKYLFPKQFQQSLVTRFKIMGDMDISNPNIPLDGRFRFSGKGEDINIRISTFPTHLGETVVMRLLIYSGIVGNLERLGFEKEERERFTKGIHRPYGLILVTGPTGSGKTTTLYSALMTINSPHINVMTVEDPIEYVIPTIRQTAVNPKAGLTFASAIRSAMRQDPDVILVGEIRDQETAELAIRASITGHLVLSTLHTNDAASAINRLVDLGVNPNMLASSLSMIAAQRLLRKLCPQCAAATITKKEDKEIFIKNGLEPPAEMLKAVGCDACNNSGYSGRIAVYEIIIINREIIELIFSGATQSAIEDAAVKSGTSLLFKQALRKVHYRITSLEEVLRVVAYA; translated from the coding sequence ATGAAAAAGCTTGGCGATATATTACTGGAAATGGAGCTTATAGAACAAAGCCAACTCGAAACAGCGCTTGCAGAAACTACAAGAACCGGAAAAATGCTGGGAGATGTTTTGCTGAAAATGGGATTTGTAAGCGAAGAAAAAATGCAACTGGCTCTATCTGTTTTAAGCGGAACAAATATTTTGGACATATCGAACGTAGTTATTGATTACGCTTTGATCGAAAAAATTCCGGAATCTTTTGCTAAAACTCATAGCATATTTCCTTTTGCGCAGGATGGACAGATAATCAAAGTCGCCACATCCAATCCGTTTGATGTAATAGTCCGGGACAATCTTGAGCGGATTACAGGTAACAAGATAGAGTTTTATATTGCGCCTAAGGTCTGGGTTACAAATGCCATAAATCAGCACTATAAAACTGCATCCAAAATTGACGAAGAAATAGCCAGGATCATTGGTTTGGCATCCGCCAATAAGCTTCTGGACGAAAACAATAGTATTAAACTTGCTGATTTGCTTATAAAAAAAGGTATAGTTCTCAATTCAAGCGATATTCATGTAGTTTCAGACAAGGATATAGTTAAAATCTATTACCGTACAGATAATGAAATGCGCCAGGAATATACTTTCCCCAAATATTTCCGACAGGGATTAATTGCACGTTTTAAAATCTTAGGGAACATAAATATCGAAAAATCCGATCTTCCTCTTGAAGGCTGCATCAAGTTTTCCGGCAAAGAAGGCGGCATAAATATCTGTATATCGACCTCACCCGCACAAACTGCCGATAAAGCCATGGCAAAAAAGCGAATAGGCGATATTTTGCTTGAGATGGGTTTTATAGGAAATGACCAGCTTGAAATGGCGCTCATGGAAGCAAAAAGAACCGGGGTAATGCTGGGAAGTGTATTGGTTCGCCTCGACTGGATAGGCGAAGAGCAAATGCAAATGGCCCTTGCTGTTCAAAGCGGCGCTAAAATTGTGGATATATCAAGCGTAAAAATTAATTTTGATCTGATAGCAAGTATTCCTGAAAAGTTTGTTACTACCAATAATATATTCCCGTTCGCCAAAGACGGTCAAATCATCAAGATTGCCACATCCAACCCTTTTGATGTGATAGTAAATGATAATCTGGGAAGAATAACAAACTGCCGGGTTGAATCTTACATAGCACCCAAAGAATGGATTAGAAATTCAATTGAATTGTATTACAAAGTAGCGGCTATAATTGATGAAGAAATCGATACTATAATCAGATCCAGCATTACGGATGCCGGGTTTGATGAAAATCAGACTATAAAACTTGCTGATCTTATTATTGAAAAAGGAAGGGTTCTAAATGCCAGCGATATACACGTTGTCGCAGATACCAATCTGGTTAGAATCTATTACCGTGTAGATGGAGTGTTACACCAGAAATATCTTTTCCCCAAGCAATTTCAACAGAGCCTGGTTACGCGTTTTAAAATTATGGGAGATATGGATATATCAAATCCAAACATCCCGCTTGACGGCCGGTTCAGATTTTCCGGCAAAGGCGAAGATATCAATATCCGTATTTCCACTTTTCCCACACACCTTGGTGAAACGGTTGTTATGAGGCTTTTAATATACAGCGGAATCGTGGGAAATCTGGAAAGGCTAGGCTTTGAAAAGGAGGAACGGGAGCGCTTCACAAAGGGTATTCATCGCCCCTACGGTTTGATACTTGTTACCGGCCCTACGGGTTCAGGCAAAACTACAACTTTATATTCAGCTCTGATGACCATCAACAGTCCACATATTAATGTTATGACTGTTGAAGATCCGATTGAATATGTTATTCCAACAATAAGACAGACTGCCGTTAATCCCAAAGCCGGGCTCACCTTCGCAAGCGCGATTCGTTCGGCAATGCGTCAGGACCCTGATGTTATACTTGTAGGTGAGATCAGAGATCAGGAAACAGCAGAGCTTGCCATTCGGGCATCGATTACCGGGCATCTTGTTTTATCAACTTTGCATACAAATGATGCGGCATCTGCAATAAACAGGCTGGTCGACCTTGGCGTAAATCCAAATATGCTGGCATCATCCTTATCCATGATAGCAGCACAAAGACTTCTTCGAAAGTTATGCCCACAATGTGCTGCTGCTACAATTACTAAAAAAGAAGATAAGGAAATTTTCATCAAAAACGGCCTTGAACCTCCCGCAGAAATGCTCAAAGCCGTTGGATGTGATGCCTGTAACAACTCAGGATATAGCGGCAGGATAGCTGTTTATGAGATCATAATAATAAACCGTGAGATCATAGAACTCATATTTTCAGGAGCAACCCAGAGCGCAATAGAAGACGCAGCTGTTAAATCCGGAACCAGCTTGCTGTTCAAACAGGCATTAAGAAAAGTTCATTACAGAATAACATCGTTAGAAGAAGTACTGCGCGTGGTGGCATATGCCTGA